The proteins below are encoded in one region of Flavobacterium sp. IMCC34852:
- the gdhA gene encoding NADP-specific glutamate dehydrogenase, translating into MSQSINEFIELVAKRNANEPEFMQAVKEVAETVIPFIEQNKKYQNKMLLERMVEPERVIMFRVTWIDDAGNTQVNRGYRIQMNSAIGPYKGGIRFHPSVNLSILKFLAFEQTFKNSLTTLPMGGGKGGSDFDPKGKSDIEIMKFCQAFMTELSKHIGADTDVPAGDIGVGGREVGYMFGQYKRLRNEFTGVLTGKGISFGGSLIRPEATGYGDVYFAQNMLATKGDSFTGKTVVVSGSGNVAQYAIQKATQLGGKVVTASDSSGYIFDADGIDADKLAYIMEIKNVNYGRISDYVAKYPNAKFVAGKRPWEVKCDIALPCATQNELNGEEAKTLVANGCICVAEGANMPSTPEAIEVFLNAKILFAPGKASNAGGVATSGLEMSQNSLRLSWTSEEVDQRLKDIMANIHAACVKYGTDANGYTDYVKGANVAGFVKVADAMLAQGIV; encoded by the coding sequence ATGTCACAAAGTATTAACGAATTTATCGAATTGGTTGCTAAAAGAAATGCCAATGAGCCTGAATTTATGCAAGCAGTAAAGGAAGTTGCAGAAACGGTAATTCCTTTTATTGAACAAAATAAAAAATACCAAAACAAAATGCTTTTGGAGAGAATGGTGGAGCCTGAAAGAGTAATCATGTTCCGTGTGACTTGGATCGATGATGCCGGAAACACTCAAGTGAATCGTGGTTACCGTATCCAAATGAACTCCGCTATCGGTCCTTACAAAGGCGGAATCCGTTTCCATCCTTCCGTAAATTTAAGCATCCTAAAATTCCTGGCTTTTGAGCAAACCTTCAAAAATAGTTTGACTACTTTACCAATGGGCGGTGGAAAAGGTGGTTCCGATTTTGATCCGAAAGGAAAATCAGATATCGAAATCATGAAATTCTGTCAAGCCTTTATGACTGAACTTTCTAAACACATCGGTGCTGACACCGACGTTCCTGCTGGTGATATTGGCGTTGGCGGAAGAGAAGTAGGTTATATGTTTGGCCAATACAAAAGATTAAGAAACGAATTCACCGGCGTTTTAACCGGTAAAGGAATTTCTTTTGGCGGTTCATTAATCCGTCCTGAAGCTACGGGTTATGGCGATGTTTATTTCGCTCAAAACATGTTGGCTACCAAAGGCGATAGTTTCACCGGAAAAACAGTAGTGGTTTCGGGTTCCGGAAACGTTGCCCAATACGCTATCCAAAAAGCAACCCAATTAGGCGGAAAAGTAGTTACTGCTTCTGATTCATCAGGTTATATTTTTGATGCGGATGGAATTGATGCCGATAAATTGGCCTACATCATGGAAATCAAAAACGTAAACTACGGCAGAATCTCTGATTACGTAGCCAAATATCCAAACGCTAAATTCGTAGCCGGAAAACGTCCGTGGGAAGTAAAATGTGATATCGCTTTACCTTGTGCAACCCAAAACGAATTAAACGGTGAAGAAGCAAAAACATTAGTCGCTAACGGTTGTATCTGTGTAGCTGAAGGTGCCAATATGCCTTCTACTCCTGAAGCCATTGAAGTGTTCTTAAATGCCAAAATTCTTTTTGCTCCCGGGAAAGCTTCTAACGCCGGAGGTGTAGCAACTTCAGGTCTTGAAATGTCACAAAACTCATTGCGTTTGAGCTGGACTTCTGAAGAAGTTGATCAACGATTAAAAGACATTATGGCCAACATTCACGCTGCTTGTGTGAAATACGGAACTGATGCAAACGGTTATACCGATTACGTAAAAGGAGCCAATGTAGCCGGTTTCGTAAAAGTAGCCGATGCTATGTTAGCCCAAGGAATAGTATAA
- the porZ gene encoding type IX secretion system anionic LPS delivery protein PorZ yields MKKCLLCLLILVFQIGFAQQNQNWKGYFSYNQIKDLSESENKVYAAAENALFIKNTVTNNLQTINSIDGLSGQTISALYHSDTFNKTIVGYETGLIIVINNTDGSMLNVVDIINKNIPANIKKVNHFMELDGIVYVACDFGIVQYNLATLEFGDTYFIGPNGQEIKVYQTTIYNGEIYADTQNHGIRKALITNPNLNDYAQWQVFDGGFWTGLVTFNNQLIGLNANNKAYKYNGTFFEELTDIGQPGLDIRATPNHLIITSPNHVFVYNTDLIQIAHVQNAQISPPTVSFTCGTVINNTIYIGTLENGLLALPLSNTTNFEFIMPDGPIRNYMFAIDSSSSSLWATYGGYNIFYNPYTFVGFDLASFGISKYTETGWLNIPYSEVLGAKSLTKVTINPNNENQVFIGSYHHGLLEVANDIPTTLYNASNSSLQSLDNATTTGIRVNESVFDRTGNLWVTNSNVQKQLNVLRTNGQWQSYNMDDILDNFSFSHLNKIAIDNSGTKWIASYLDGVIAFNENTNVFKKITEGAEVGNLPSKDVRAIAIDNRNQVWIGTNKGLRVLPSASSYNGTTQMRANAIIILEDDLAQELLYEQFITDIVVNGSNEKWIGTADSGVFLFSPNGQETIYHFTKDNSPLPSNVINDIDINPETGEVFFATDRGLVSFQGTATKPADDLKNVYVYPNPVRPEFVGTVKIAGLIADANIKITDIEGNLVYETTSEGGTIEWDTTAFGKYKVASGVYMIFIAAEDASETTVKKVMIIR; encoded by the coding sequence ATGAAAAAATGCCTGTTATGCTTGTTGATCCTTGTCTTCCAAATTGGGTTTGCGCAACAAAACCAAAATTGGAAAGGCTATTTTTCATACAACCAAATCAAAGATCTCTCCGAATCCGAAAACAAGGTTTATGCCGCTGCCGAAAATGCCCTGTTCATTAAGAACACAGTCACTAATAACCTCCAAACTATAAACTCTATTGATGGCTTATCGGGACAAACCATCTCTGCACTCTATCACAGTGACACTTTTAACAAAACCATTGTAGGCTATGAAACCGGATTGATAATTGTAATTAACAACACCGACGGATCAATGTTGAATGTAGTAGATATCATCAATAAAAACATCCCGGCCAATATTAAAAAAGTCAATCATTTTATGGAGTTAGACGGAATTGTTTATGTTGCTTGTGATTTTGGCATCGTACAATACAATTTGGCTACCTTAGAATTTGGAGATACTTATTTTATCGGACCAAACGGTCAGGAAATAAAAGTTTATCAAACCACTATTTACAATGGTGAAATTTATGCCGATACCCAAAACCACGGTATCAGAAAAGCTTTAATCACAAACCCCAACCTAAACGATTACGCACAATGGCAAGTCTTTGACGGTGGATTTTGGACCGGTTTAGTTACCTTCAACAACCAATTAATTGGGTTAAATGCTAATAACAAGGCCTACAAATACAACGGCACTTTTTTTGAGGAATTAACTGATATAGGTCAACCCGGATTAGATATCAGGGCTACGCCAAATCATTTAATCATCACCTCTCCTAACCACGTATTTGTTTACAATACCGATTTAATCCAAATAGCTCACGTTCAGAACGCACAAATCTCTCCGCCAACCGTCTCATTTACCTGCGGGACGGTAATCAATAATACCATTTATATCGGAACTTTAGAAAACGGATTGCTGGCTTTACCATTAAGTAACACCACAAACTTTGAATTCATAATGCCCGACGGACCAATCAGAAATTACATGTTTGCCATAGACAGCTCGTCTTCCTCTTTATGGGCAACATATGGTGGTTACAACATTTTTTATAATCCGTACACTTTTGTTGGTTTTGATTTGGCTTCATTCGGAATAAGCAAATACACCGAAACCGGATGGCTTAATATACCTTACAGCGAAGTTTTAGGCGCTAAATCTTTAACTAAAGTAACCATAAATCCCAACAACGAAAATCAAGTCTTTATTGGCTCTTATCACCATGGTTTATTGGAAGTTGCCAATGACATTCCCACCACTCTTTACAACGCATCCAACAGCTCATTACAATCTTTAGACAATGCAACCACAACCGGTATCAGGGTAAATGAATCCGTTTTTGACCGAACAGGAAACCTTTGGGTAACCAACAGCAACGTTCAAAAACAACTTAATGTTCTCCGAACTAATGGCCAATGGCAATCCTATAACATGGATGATATCCTGGATAATTTCAGTTTTAGTCATTTGAACAAAATAGCCATTGACAACAGTGGAACCAAATGGATTGCTTCCTATTTGGATGGTGTTATTGCCTTCAATGAAAATACCAATGTCTTTAAAAAAATAACCGAAGGTGCTGAAGTAGGTAACCTTCCCTCAAAAGACGTAAGAGCCATTGCCATTGACAACCGAAATCAAGTTTGGATTGGTACCAACAAAGGGCTACGCGTATTACCAAGCGCCAGCAGTTATAATGGCACAACCCAAATGCGCGCCAACGCCATCATTATTTTGGAAGATGATTTAGCACAAGAACTTTTATACGAACAATTTATTACGGATATAGTAGTCAACGGCTCAAATGAAAAATGGATTGGTACAGCCGATTCGGGTGTTTTTCTTTTTTCTCCTAACGGACAAGAAACGATTTATCATTTCACCAAAGACAATTCCCCATTACCCAGCAATGTCATCAATGACATCGATATCAATCCCGAAACCGGAGAAGTTTTCTTTGCTACCGATAGAGGATTAGTCTCTTTTCAAGGCACTGCTACCAAACCGGCAGACGATTTAAAAAACGTATATGTTTACCCAAACCCGGTACGCCCTGAATTTGTCGGAACGGTCAAAATAGCCGGCTTAATCGCCGATGCGAATATCAAAATCACCGATATCGAAGGCAATTTGGTTTACGAAACTACTTCAGAAGGCGGAACTATCGAATGGGATACTACTGCTTTTGGCAAATACAAAGTCGCTTCCGGTGTTTACATGATTTTTATAGCCGCCGAAGATGCCTCAGAAACCACAGTCAAAAAAGTGATGATTATCAGGTAA
- the recO gene encoding DNA repair protein RecO — translation MLVKTKAIVISSLKYQEKSLIVKCFTLSDGLKSYFVQSAFSTKKSNQKIAYFQPLTLLEIEANHKNKGTLEHFKEIKLAHAYQTINTDIIKSTIVIFLSEMLHHSIQEEEKNENLFLFLESALLWLDNHEETANFHLILLLEFTKFLGFYPDTSEIEGKYFEMNDGIFTPFLGTSCLSEHETYLFKKLISLKFDSNQKVFAGIERQILLKILLDYYTIHLDGFKKPKSLEVLKEVFA, via the coding sequence ATGTTGGTCAAAACCAAGGCGATTGTCATTTCTTCTCTAAAATATCAGGAAAAAAGTCTGATTGTGAAGTGTTTTACTCTAAGTGACGGACTAAAAAGTTATTTTGTGCAAAGTGCTTTTTCGACCAAAAAATCCAACCAAAAGATTGCCTATTTCCAACCGTTGACGCTACTTGAAATCGAAGCCAACCACAAGAACAAAGGCACTCTGGAACATTTCAAAGAAATCAAATTAGCTCACGCTTATCAAACTATTAATACCGACATCATCAAAAGTACCATCGTTATTTTTCTCTCCGAAATGCTCCACCACAGCATACAGGAAGAGGAAAAAAATGAAAACTTATTTCTATTTTTAGAATCGGCCCTACTTTGGCTCGACAATCATGAAGAAACGGCCAACTTTCACCTGATTCTGCTTTTGGAATTCACCAAATTCTTGGGATTTTACCCCGATACATCCGAAATTGAAGGCAAATATTTCGAAATGAATGACGGTATTTTTACTCCGTTTTTAGGCACAAGCTGTCTCAGTGAACACGAAACCTATCTGTTCAAAAAACTTATCTCCTTAAAATTCGACAGCAACCAAAAGGTTTTTGCCGGTATCGAACGCCAAATATTACTCAAAATCTTACTAGACTACTACACCATTCACCTCGACGGTTTCAAAAAACCTAAATCGCTGGAAGTTTTGAAGGAAGTTTTTGCTTAA
- the ileS gene encoding isoleucine--tRNA ligase: MSTKFTEYKGLDLPTVATEVLDFWKKNNVFEQSVTSREGATPYVFFEGPPSANGLPGIHHVMARAIKDIFCRYKTQKGFQVKRKAGWDTHGLPVELGTEKELGITKEDIGKTISIEEYNEACKRTVMRYTDVWNDLTEKMGYWVDMEDPYVTYKSKYMESVWWLLKQIYDKGLLYKGYTIQPYSPKAGTGLSSHEVNQPGSYRDVTDTTVVAQFKTKNESLPSFLQGFGDIHILAWTTTPWTLPSNTALTVGPKIDYVLVKTFNQYTFEPVNVILAKNLVGKQFAGKYFEAESEADFTNYKAEDKKIPYQILTEAKGADLVGIRYEQLMPLVLPYQNPENAFRVISGDFVTTEDGTGIVHTAPTFGADDAKVAKEATPEVPPMLVLDEIGNPVPLVDLQGKFIQGLGDLSGKYVKNEYYDAGTAPERSVDVEIAIQLKEENKAFKVEKYVHSYPHSWRTDEPLLYYPLDSWFIKVTDIKDRMFDLNDTINWKPKATGEGRFGNWLKNANDWNLSRSRYWGIPLPIWRTEDKQEEMIIGSVEELYNEIEKSIAAGVETSNPFQGFEIGNMSEENYDLVDLHKNVVDNITLISPSGKPMKRESDLIDVWFDSGAMPYAQWHYPFENKDKIDENKDFPADFIAEGVDQTRGWFYTLHAIGTLVFDKIAYKNVVSNGLVLDKNGQKMSKRLGNAVDPFTTLAEYGPDATRWYMIANANPWDNLKFDIEGVAEVRRKFFGTLYNTYSFFSLYANIDGFKYEEAEVPLNERPEIDRWILSELHTLIKVVDEAYADYEPTKAARAISDFVQENLSNWYVRLCRRRFWKGEYGTDKIAAYQTLYTCLLNVAKLSAPIAPFFMDKLYRDLTQATHTEEFESVHLAKFPNSVENFVDKSLESKMMKAQTVSSLVLSLRKKEMIKVRQPLQKVMIPILDEQQRAEIEAVSDLIKAEVNVKEIELLDDASGVLVKQIKPNFKALGPRFGKDMGLISKEIQNFTPEQINELDAKGELTLVISGKSIILSLEDVEISSQDIPGWLVANANGITVALDITLTEELKNEGIARELVNRIQNLRKDSGFEVTDKIKVQLQHNDILAKAIQENENYIKSETLTETLVLDNEVSNGTEIEFDEIKTRILISK, from the coding sequence ATGAGTACTAAGTTTACTGAATACAAAGGACTTGACTTGCCAACTGTGGCCACGGAAGTTCTTGATTTTTGGAAAAAAAATAACGTCTTTGAGCAAAGTGTAACTTCTCGTGAAGGTGCTACACCTTATGTGTTTTTTGAAGGTCCGCCGTCTGCAAATGGTTTACCCGGAATTCACCACGTAATGGCACGCGCCATCAAAGATATTTTTTGTCGTTATAAAACCCAAAAAGGGTTCCAAGTTAAACGAAAAGCAGGCTGGGATACCCACGGTTTGCCGGTTGAATTAGGCACCGAGAAAGAATTGGGCATCACCAAAGAAGACATCGGAAAAACCATTTCCATCGAAGAATACAACGAAGCGTGTAAAAGAACCGTAATGCGTTACACCGACGTATGGAATGACCTAACCGAAAAAATGGGGTATTGGGTAGATATGGAAGATCCGTATGTGACTTACAAATCCAAATACATGGAAAGTGTTTGGTGGCTATTGAAACAAATCTATGACAAAGGTTTGTTGTACAAAGGCTATACTATCCAACCGTATTCTCCAAAAGCCGGAACAGGATTATCTTCACACGAAGTCAACCAACCGGGAAGTTATAGAGATGTAACTGACACAACCGTTGTAGCTCAATTTAAAACCAAAAACGAATCATTACCAAGCTTCCTTCAAGGATTTGGTGATATTCACATATTAGCTTGGACAACTACACCATGGACGTTGCCAAGTAACACAGCATTGACAGTCGGGCCAAAAATTGACTATGTTTTGGTGAAAACTTTCAACCAATACACTTTCGAACCGGTTAATGTGATTTTGGCCAAAAATTTAGTCGGAAAACAATTTGCCGGTAAATATTTCGAAGCAGAAAGCGAGGCCGATTTTACCAATTACAAAGCCGAAGACAAAAAAATTCCATACCAAATCTTAACCGAAGCCAAAGGTGCTGACTTAGTCGGAATCCGTTATGAACAGCTAATGCCATTGGTATTGCCATATCAAAATCCGGAAAATGCCTTTAGGGTAATTTCAGGAGATTTCGTGACTACCGAAGACGGAACCGGAATTGTACACACTGCGCCGACTTTTGGTGCCGATGATGCCAAAGTGGCTAAAGAAGCAACACCGGAAGTACCGCCAATGTTGGTTTTAGACGAAATCGGAAATCCGGTACCGTTGGTAGATTTACAAGGAAAATTCATCCAAGGTTTGGGCGATTTGTCTGGTAAATACGTAAAGAATGAATACTACGACGCCGGAACTGCTCCTGAGCGTTCTGTAGATGTAGAAATTGCTATTCAGCTCAAAGAAGAAAACAAAGCCTTTAAGGTTGAAAAATACGTTCACAGTTATCCACACAGTTGGAGAACCGATGAACCATTGTTATATTATCCGTTAGATTCTTGGTTCATCAAAGTAACCGATATCAAAGACAGAATGTTTGATTTGAATGATACCATCAACTGGAAGCCAAAAGCCACCGGCGAAGGTCGCTTCGGAAACTGGTTGAAAAATGCCAACGATTGGAACTTATCGCGATCCAGATATTGGGGTATTCCGTTGCCAATTTGGAGAACAGAAGACAAACAAGAAGAAATGATTATAGGTTCGGTAGAAGAACTGTATAACGAAATAGAAAAGTCCATTGCTGCCGGTGTAGAAACCTCAAATCCGTTCCAAGGTTTCGAAATCGGAAACATGAGCGAGGAGAATTATGATTTGGTGGATTTACACAAAAATGTGGTCGACAATATCACCTTGATTTCTCCATCAGGCAAACCGATGAAACGCGAAAGCGATTTGATTGACGTTTGGTTCGATAGTGGCGCAATGCCTTATGCACAATGGCATTACCCATTTGAAAATAAAGATAAAATAGACGAAAATAAAGATTTTCCGGCCGATTTCATAGCCGAAGGTGTTGACCAAACTCGTGGTTGGTTTTATACTTTACACGCCATTGGAACTTTAGTCTTTGATAAAATTGCTTATAAAAATGTAGTTTCGAACGGTTTAGTTTTAGACAAAAACGGTCAAAAAATGTCTAAACGTTTAGGCAACGCCGTGGATCCGTTCACGACATTGGCAGAATATGGTCCGGATGCAACACGTTGGTACATGATTGCCAATGCGAATCCTTGGGACAATTTAAAATTTGACATTGAAGGTGTAGCCGAAGTGCGACGCAAATTCTTCGGAACACTTTATAATACTTATTCGTTCTTTAGTTTGTATGCTAACATCGATGGTTTCAAATACGAAGAAGCTGAAGTACCATTAAACGAAAGACCTGAAATCGACCGTTGGATTTTATCCGAATTGCACACCTTAATTAAAGTCGTAGACGAAGCTTACGCCGATTACGAACCAACCAAAGCTGCTCGTGCAATTTCCGATTTCGTTCAGGAAAATCTGAGCAATTGGTACGTTCGTTTGTGCCGAAGAAGATTCTGGAAAGGCGAATACGGCACCGATAAAATTGCGGCTTATCAAACCCTTTATACTTGTTTGTTAAACGTAGCCAAATTGTCTGCGCCAATTGCGCCATTCTTTATGGACAAACTTTACAGAGACTTAACGCAGGCAACACATACAGAGGAATTTGAGTCAGTACATTTGGCGAAATTTCCAAATTCAGTTGAAAACTTTGTTGATAAATCGCTCGAGAGTAAAATGATGAAAGCACAGACTGTTTCGTCACTCGTTTTATCGCTCCGCAAAAAGGAGATGATCAAAGTGCGTCAACCTTTGCAAAAGGTAATGATACCAATACTTGACGAGCAACAACGTGCTGAAATCGAGGCCGTTTCCGACCTGATAAAAGCCGAAGTAAATGTCAAAGAAATTGAACTTTTAGATGATGCTTCCGGGGTTTTGGTGAAGCAAATTAAACCGAATTTTAAAGCACTCGGACCGCGTTTCGGAAAGGACATGGGTTTGATTTCCAAAGAGATACAAAATTTTACACCGGAACAAATCAACGAATTAGATGCCAAAGGCGAACTAACGCTTGTTATTTCGGGAAAAAGTATAATTTTATCTTTAGAAGATGTTGAGATTTCTTCGCAAGATATTCCGGGTTGGTTAGTAGCCAATGCTAATGGTATAACTGTTGCGTTAGATATTACACTGACCGAAGAATTGAAAAACGAAGGTATCGCGAGAGAATTGGTCAACCGAATCCAAAACCTTAGAAAAGACAGCGGATTTGAAGTGACCGACAAAATTAAAGTTCAGTTACAACATAATGACATTTTGGCGAAAGCCATTCAAGAAAACGAAAACTATATCAAATCAGAAACCTTAACCGAAACCTTAGTTTTAGACAACGAAGTTTCCAATGGTACTGAAATAGAATTTGACGAGATAAAAACACGAATATTAATTTCTAAATAA
- a CDS encoding TraR/DksA family transcriptional regulator, whose product MVEEKLRYSDADLAEFKEIILAKIEKAKADLDLIKSAYMNDLNNGTDDTSPTFKAFEEGSETMSKEANSQLAIRQEKFIRDLKNALFRVENKTYGVCKVTGKLISKERLKIVPHATMSIEAKNLQR is encoded by the coding sequence ATGGTAGAAGAAAAATTAAGATACTCAGATGCTGATTTAGCAGAGTTCAAGGAAATTATTTTAGCAAAAATTGAAAAAGCCAAAGCCGATTTAGACTTGATAAAAAGCGCCTATATGAACGATTTAAACAATGGTACCGATGATACATCGCCAACGTTTAAAGCTTTTGAAGAAGGAAGCGAAACCATGTCAAAAGAAGCCAACTCACAGTTAGCTATACGCCAAGAAAAATTTATCCGCGATTTAAAAAATGCCCTTTTTCGTGTTGAGAACAAAACCTACGGCGTTTGCAAAGTAACCGGCAAACTAATTTCCAAGGAAAGACTAAAAATTGTTCCTCACGCCACGATGAGCATTGAAGCTAAAAATTTACAACGATAA
- a CDS encoding LVIVD repeat-containing protein, with product MKNIYLLTLFALSFLSFSCDNDDADEQAKFAVPVIKSLTEIRADISVTAARQTQSNGKIYVAENYLFYIAQESGVHVFNNSNPASPLNIAFINLEGVHDISVKGNYLYADNFVDLLVFDISDIQNITLVRTIENSVAFSPTYPEDAEFYDYTVYPTGDEIITGFSIEMKDRPEGQDLILAGDALATFESSNASQVGTGGSYARFQINNDALYTIDAYKLNVFNISDPINAFFDKEVYMTQWFGGGEFETLFIQKDILFVGSTTGMYTVDAEDEFNPYFVSGFSHATACDPVVVYLNTAYITVRGGSTCGAIDDQINLIDVTDIANPTLLSTYLLDEPYGLGIKNNVLYVGCGANGLKIFDAVNSANLTLENTYPGNVKDIIPLDSHLIVVGDNHIKQYNYGPNFTLTLISEIDL from the coding sequence ATGAAAAATATTTATTTATTGACCCTTTTTGCATTGTCTTTTTTGTCCTTTTCTTGTGATAATGACGATGCTGATGAGCAGGCTAAATTTGCTGTTCCGGTGATAAAATCATTGACTGAAATCAGAGCTGACATTTCGGTTACTGCTGCCAGACAAACCCAATCGAACGGAAAGATTTATGTGGCGGAAAATTATCTTTTTTACATTGCCCAAGAATCCGGGGTGCATGTTTTTAACAATTCGAATCCGGCGTCGCCTTTGAATATTGCTTTTATCAATTTGGAAGGTGTTCACGATATTTCGGTAAAAGGCAATTACCTTTATGCTGATAACTTTGTAGACTTATTGGTTTTTGATATTTCCGACATTCAGAATATCACCTTGGTCAGAACTATTGAAAATTCTGTAGCTTTTTCTCCGACCTATCCTGAAGATGCAGAGTTTTATGATTACACGGTTTACCCGACAGGAGATGAAATCATAACCGGTTTTTCCATTGAAATGAAAGACCGACCCGAAGGACAAGATCTGATTTTGGCCGGTGATGCCTTAGCTACTTTTGAGAGCTCTAATGCTTCTCAGGTTGGAACAGGCGGTTCTTATGCTCGTTTTCAAATTAATAATGATGCCCTTTACACCATTGATGCTTATAAACTAAATGTTTTCAATATTTCGGATCCGATTAATGCTTTTTTTGATAAAGAAGTGTATATGACCCAATGGTTTGGAGGTGGCGAATTTGAAACCTTATTTATACAGAAAGATATTTTATTCGTAGGTTCTACCACCGGAATGTATACGGTTGATGCTGAAGATGAATTCAACCCCTATTTTGTTTCAGGATTTTCGCACGCTACAGCCTGTGATCCTGTGGTGGTTTATCTAAACACAGCTTATATTACGGTTCGCGGCGGTTCAACTTGTGGCGCTATTGACGACCAAATCAATCTTATCGATGTCACTGATATTGCCAATCCAACTTTGCTTTCCACTTATTTATTGGATGAGCCATATGGGTTAGGGATTAAAAACAACGTATTGTATGTGGGTTGCGGCGCGAATGGATTAAAGATTTTTGACGCAGTCAATAGTGCTAATTTGACTCTGGAAAACACTTATCCCGGAAATGTAAAAGATATTATTCCGTTAGACAGTCACTTGATTGTAGTAGGGGATAATCATATCAAGCAATACAATTACGGTCCGAATTTCACTTTAACACTGATAAGCGAAATAGATTTATAA
- a CDS encoding lipoprotein signal peptidase: MSLRNSILIIAIILLVDQFTKIYIKTNFVYGEAGQIDVANWFKILLIENEGMAWGTKIPGENGKLFLTLFRILAVFGIGYWLYDASTKHSSRYLMVAIALIFAGAAGNIIDSVFYGVYFDHSYNQVATLFTENPYGTWFHGKVVDMLYFPIFEGHFPDWMPIWGGQPFKFFNAIFNVADVAISTGVGILIVFNKKAFAKGTAIENYKES; this comes from the coding sequence ATGTCATTACGCAATTCCATTTTAATCATCGCTATTATTTTATTGGTGGACCAATTCACTAAGATTTACATTAAAACCAATTTTGTTTATGGTGAAGCAGGTCAAATTGACGTAGCCAATTGGTTTAAAATATTGCTGATAGAAAATGAAGGAATGGCATGGGGAACTAAAATTCCGGGAGAAAACGGCAAACTGTTTCTAACTCTTTTTAGAATTTTGGCAGTTTTCGGAATAGGATATTGGTTGTATGATGCCAGTACAAAGCACAGCTCAAGATATTTGATGGTCGCCATTGCTTTGATATTTGCCGGTGCTGCCGGAAACATTATTGATTCCGTTTTTTATGGGGTTTATTTTGACCATAGCTATAATCAGGTGGCCACATTATTTACAGAGAATCCTTATGGCACTTGGTTTCATGGAAAAGTGGTAGACATGTTGTATTTCCCAATCTTCGAAGGTCATTTCCCGGATTGGATGCCTATTTGGGGTGGACAACCTTTCAAATTCTTCAATGCCATTTTTAACGTAGCTGATGTGGCGATATCAACCGGTGTTGGTATTTTGATTGTATTCAACAAAAAAGCTTTCGCTAAAGGAACGGCTATCGAAAACTATAAAGAGTCATAG
- a CDS encoding 5-formyltetrahydrofolate cyclo-ligase yields the protein MLKKDLRKKYKELRQQLSEEQTEDQSLAIANRLLQLDVWDNTYFHLFLTIEEQKEVDTEFILQILAGKDKEIVVAKSNFDTLEMTHYLLTDNTKFQKNEYNIYEPVDGIEVPTSKIDVVFVPLLAYDTKGNRVGYGKGFYDNFLSKCKEDVIKVGLSFFEPEESIEDVSTTDIRLDYCVTPMTLYSFR from the coding sequence ATGCTTAAAAAAGACTTACGAAAAAAATACAAAGAACTAAGACAGCAACTTTCTGAAGAACAAACGGAAGATCAAAGTTTGGCCATCGCCAATCGCTTGTTGCAATTGGATGTTTGGGATAATACCTATTTTCATTTGTTTTTGACCATAGAAGAGCAAAAAGAAGTAGACACCGAGTTTATCCTGCAAATTTTAGCCGGAAAAGACAAAGAAATTGTGGTGGCCAAAAGTAATTTTGACACTCTAGAAATGACTCATTATTTGCTTACGGATAATACCAAGTTTCAAAAAAACGAGTACAATATCTACGAACCCGTAGATGGAATAGAAGTCCCAACTTCAAAAATTGACGTGGTTTTTGTCCCGCTTTTGGCTTATGATACAAAGGGAAATCGAGTGGGTTACGGAAAAGGATTCTACGATAATTTTTTATCGAAATGCAAGGAAGATGTAATCAAAGTTGGATTGTCGTTCTTTGAGCCTGAGGAAAGCATAGAGGATGTTTCAACAACTGATATTCGACTAGACTATTGTGTAACGCCTATGACTCTTTATAGTTTTCGATAG